The following are encoded together in the Cynocephalus volans isolate mCynVol1 chromosome 4, mCynVol1.pri, whole genome shotgun sequence genome:
- the LOC134375814 gene encoding annexin A5-like has translation MAQALKGTVTDFPGFDEPADAETLRKAMKGLGTDEESILTLLTSRSNTQRQEIAAAFKTLFGRDLLDDLKSELTGKFEKLIVALMKPSRLYDAYELKHALKGAGTNEKVLTEIIASRTPEELRAIKQVYEDEYGSILEDDVVGDTSGYYQRMLVVLLQANRDPDARIDEAQVEQDAQALFQAGELKWGTDEEKFITIFGTRSVSHLRRVFDKYMTMSGFQIEETIDRETSGNLEQLLFAVVKSIRSIPAYLAETLYYAMKGAGTDDHTLIRVMVSRSEIDLFNIRKEFRKNFATSLYSMIKSDTSGDYKKALLLLCGGDDD, from the coding sequence ATGGCACAGGCTCTCAAAGGCACTGTGACTGACTTCCCTGGCTTTGATGAGCCGGCTGATGCAGAAACTCTTCGGAAGGCCATGAAAGGCCTGGGCACCGATGAGGAGAGCATCCTGACTCTGTTGACATCCCGAAGTAACACTCAGCGCCAGGAAATTGCTGCGGCTTTTAAAACTCTGTTTGGCAGGGATCTTCTGGATGACCTGAAATCAGAACTGACTGGAAAGTTTGAGAAATTAATTGTGGCTCTGATGAAACCCTCTCGGCTGTATGACGCCTATGAACTGAAGCATGCTCTTAAGGGAGCTGGGACAAATGAAAAAGTACTTACAGAAATTATTGCTTCAAGGACACCTGAAGAACTAAGAGCCATAAAACAAGTTTATGAAGACGAATATGGCTCAATCCTGGAAGATGATGTGGTGGGGGATACTTCAGGGTACTACCAGAGGATGTTGGTGGTTCTCCTTCAGGCTAATAGAGACCCTGATGCTAGAATTGATGAAGCTCAAGTTGAACAAGATGCTCAGGCTTTGTTTCAGGCTGGTGAACTTAAATGGGGGACAGACGAAGAAAAGTTTATCACCATCTTTGGAACACGAAGTGTGTCTCATTTGAGAAGGGTGTTTGACAAGTACATGACTATGTCAGGATTTCAAATTGAGGAAACCATTGACCGGGAGACTTCTGGCAATTTGGAGCAGCTACTCTTTGCTGTTGTGAAATCTATTCGAAGTATACCTGCCTACCTTGCAGAGACCCTCTACTATGCTATGAAGGGAGCTGGGACAGATGATCATACACTCATCAGAGTCATGGTGTCCAGGAGTGAGATTGATCTGTTTAACATTAGGAAGGAGTTCAGGAAGAATTTTGCCACCTCTCTTTATTCCATGATTAAGAGTGATACATCTGGGGACTATAAGAAAGCCCTCTTGCTGCTCTGTGGAGGAGACGACGATTAA
- the LOC134374740 gene encoding olfactory receptor 11L1-like produces the protein MEHQNVSSVTEFQLLGFQNLLQWQILLFAIFLVIYFLTITGNVVIITVVSQDQRLHSPMYTFLKHLSFLELWYTSTTVPLLLANLLSQGQAISFSACMAQLYFFVFFGATECFLLAVMAYDRYLAICSPLHYSFLMSPEICTKLVAISWLTGVGTGFLPSLMISKLDFCGPNEINHFFCDLPPLMLLSCSSVYTTEMAIFILSVVVLCLCFFLTLVSYVFIVSSILRISSASGRMKTFSTCGSHLAVVTIYYGTMISMYVRPNAHVSPEINKIISVFYTVVTPLLNPFIYSFRNKDFKQAVKKVMRRKCGTYGVRLKGNFFIR, from the coding sequence ATGGAGCACCAAAATGTGTCCAGTGTCACTGAGTTTCAACTGTTAGGATTCCAGAACCTTCTTCAGTGGCAGATCCTACTCTTTGCCATTTTCCTGGTCATCTACTTCCTCACCATCACGGGGAATGTCGTTATCATCACAGTGGTGAGCCAGGACCAGCGACTGCACTCACCAATGTACACATTCCTCAAACACCTCTCCTTTCTGGAGCTCTGGTACACATCCACCACTGTGCCCCTTCTCCTAGCCAACCTGCTCTCCCAGGGCCAAGCCATCTCCTTCTCCGCCTGTATGGCACAGCTATACTTCTTTGTGTTCTTTGGGGCTACTGAATGCTTTCTCCTGGCCGTGATGGCTTATGACCGATATCTGGCCATCTGCAGCCCACTCCACTACTCCTTCCTCATGAGTCCTGAAATCTGCACAAAGTTGGTGGCAATCTCCTGGTTGACAGGGGTGGGCACAGGCTTTCTGCCTTCCCTGATGATTTCCAAGTTGGATTTCTGTGGGCCCAACGAGATCAACCATTTTTTCTGTGACCTCCCGCCACTCATGCTGCTTTCATGTTCCAGTGTTTATACTACTGAAATGGCCATCTTCATCCTTTCAGTTGTTGTTCTgtgcctttgtttttttctgacacTTGTGTCCTATGTTTTTATTGTGTCCTCCATACTGAGAATTTCCTCAGCTTCTGGACGGATGAAGACCTTTTCTACATGTGGCTCCCACCTGGCTGTTGTCACTATTTACTATGGGACTATGATCTCTATGTATGTGCGCCCCAATGCTCATGTGTCACCTGAAATCAACAAGATCATTTCTGTCTTCTATACCGTGGTCACCCCATTGCTGAACCCATTTATCTACAGCTTCAGGAACAAAGACTTCAAACAAGCTGTTAAAAAAGTCATGAGAAGGAAGTGTGGCACCTATGGAGTAAGACTGAAAGGAAATTtctttattaggtaa